The Paramixta manurensis region CTCGGTGACCTGAGGTTTACCTTCGGTAAGCGTGCCGGTTTTATCGAACACCAAAGTAGTGAGTGAACTGGCGCGTTGTAACGCATCGGCATCGCGCACCAGTACGCCGAACTCTGCCGCACGCCCCACGCCGGCAATGATTGACATCGGCGTCGCGAGGCCAAGTGCGCAAGGGCAGGCGATAATCAGCACCGTCGTGGCGATCACTAATGTATAGACACTGTGTGGCTGCGGGCCGACCAGGTACCAGATAGCGGCGCTGATCAGCGCGATAGCCACCACGGCGGGAACAAATACCGCTGAGATGCGATCGGCGAGCTGGCCGATTTCTGGTTTACTGCTTTGTGCCTGACGCACCATCTGAATAATGCGCGACAGCGTGGTGTGCTTGCCAATCGCGCTGGCGGTAAACAGCACGCTGCCGTCTTGTACTTGAGTGCCCGCATGAAGCGTATCACCCACGGCTTTTTGCTGCGGAAGGGGTTCGCCGGTCAGCATCGCTTCGTCCAGCCACGCTTCGCCGCGGGTGATCTCCCCATCGACCGGTACGCGATCGCCGGTCACCAGACGCAGCGTCATCCCTTTCTGTACTTCGCTTAATGGCCGCGTTTCTTCACCGTGCGCGGTGACGACGCGAGCGGTAGCTGGCGTAAGATCCAGCAGGCGTTCCAGCGCTTTTGATGAACGTTGACGCGCACGTTGCTCCAGCGCATGACCCAGGTTAATCAAACCGATAATCATCGCACTGGCTTCATAGTAGAGATGGCGTGCGGCCAGCGGGAAAAAATCAGGCCACAGATTTACGCTAATCGAATAGAGCCAGGCGGCAGCGGTGCCGAGGGCCACCAACGTATCCATGGTGGCAGCGCCGTTACGTAAACTACGCCAGGCGCTGCGATAAAAATGACCACCGGCAATCACCATTACCGCCAGCGTCAGAATGCCGACCACCAGCCAGCCGCTGCGATTGCTGGCGGTGAGCATCATATTGTCGCCAAATAGCCCATAAATCATCAGCGGGATGCCGAGCAACAAGGCGAGGGCGGATTGCCAGCTAAAGCGCCGCATCGCCTGACGCGCGCTTTGTTGCTGTTTTTCTCGCCGTTCGCTTTCGTCGCCAATCACCTCGGCGCCATATCCGGCTTTTTCCACCGCGGCGACCAGTAACGCTGGCGCTGCCTGGCCGAGCACCAGCGCGCTGCGTTCGGCTAAATTAACCCGCGCCTGCTGTACGCCATCGACCTGTTTCAGTGCCTTTTCGACCCGGCTGACACAACTGGCGCAACTCATGCCCTCAATCAGCAGTTGATAACTTTCATCCGCCGTATTCGCCGGAAGCTGTGAAAAATCCGCTGTCAGCGCTTCCGGCTGAGGTTCTGTGGCTGTCAGCGGTTCAGGCTTTGGGAGCGTATCATCCTGGCTGGCGCTGGCGTGGTAGCCCGCTTGCTCAACCGTGTCGATTAGCGCCTGAGTCGAAGCGGCGCCAGTAATACGCGCTTCTTTGAGAGAAACGTCGGCGTGTTCAACATCATTACGCTGCTCCAGCGCCTCTTTCACTCGTTTGACGCAGTGACCACAAGAAAGGCCATCCAGCGTTAATAGCGTGGTTTGTGACATAACATATCCTCCAGACTACCCAATAACATTTCCGATTGAGCATGAGGTTAAACCTTCCAGCAAGGGCAAGGTCAAGCGATTAAAACGGCAAACGAAGCCGGACGGTAAACCGGGGAGAGGCCAACGCGAAGTGCGCTGGAAAAGAAGGAAACCCGTGCCAACACGCACGGGTTTGATACAGATTAGCGTCGTGCGTGCGCTGCCGCGCGGCGGCCGGCAAGCGTACCGAAGATAATAATATCGGCTACGGCATTACCGCCGATACGGTTTGCGCCATGAATACCCCCCACCACTTCACCGGCAGCCCAGACGCCATCAATGACCTGCTTATGGCTATCCAGCACGGCGGTATCAGTATTGATGGTGACGCCGCCCATGGTGTGATGCACGCCAGGCGCGATACGAATCGCGTAGAATGGCCCATGATTTAACGGATGGCGCAACGCCGTCGCGCGCCCGAAATCATCGTCATGCTGCTGTTCGACAAACTGGTTATAACGCGCCAGCGTCTGCTGCAGGGCATCCTGATCCATATTAATTTTTAAAGCCAGTTCATTCGGGAACGGCGCGCTGACGACAAATCCGCGCCCGATATACTCATCGGCGGCTTTGTTATTCAGGCGCACTTGTTCGTCGAAAATAACCCAGGCGCTTTTTTCCGGCAGGGCAATAATTTCGGCGGACACTTTGTCACGCGTTTCCATCTCATTAAAGAAACGTTTTCCTTCCTGGCTCACCAAAATCGCGCCGCCGCCGCGAATTGACTCAGAAATCAGGTACGAGGTGGTTTGCTCAACGGTTGGGTGAATCTGAATTTCCCCCATATCGACCGTATCAGCCCCCAGTTTCTGTAGCATGGCGATCCCGCTCCCGGTCGCGCCTTTGTGGTTAGTGGTCACAAAGCCATCCAGTTCCGGGCGGTATTTCACCACCATTTCGCGGTTGGCACTAAAGCCGCCGGTCGCGACGATGACGCTTTTTGCGTTCAGGATGCGACTATCGTTATATTCATCAACCACTTTTACGCCGGTAACGGTGTCATTCTCAAACAATATCTCCGCGACGGAGGTTTCGAGTAGGACATCGATATTGCGCTTGTTGACGTTTTTCACCAGCCCGCTAATTAAAAAGCCGCCGACCGCAGAACGGTCAGCCGGACGGTGAGTACGGTCAATGCTCATACCGCCGGTAATGGTGATGTCATTCAGTTCAATTTCGTGGCTGGCGAGCCATTCAATGGCTTCCGGCGCTAATTCGACAAACTCTCTGAGCAGTATCGGGTTATTTTTAAATTTACCGCCTTTCAGGGTTTCTTCATAAAACAACTCTTTACTGTCTTCGATCCCTTTCAGTTTTTGGAAGCGGGTTTCCGCCGCATTCATTCCGACCGACGCTTTAATGGTATTGCCGCCGATGGTAGGCATTTTCTCAATAATGACCACATGTGCGCCTTCGTCACAGGCCTGGATCGCCGCCGCTAAACCGGCGCCGCCGCTGCCGATGACCACCACATCGTAGTTTTGCGGCGCATTGGGGTTACCGCCTTCGTCAATCACATGCTCTTTACTGGAGGTTGCCAACGCGCGGGACACCGCTTTTTTAAGCGCTTCACTCTGCGTGGTTGCACCGGTAATCGCATCAACGTGCGGGCTGTTTGCCACCAGTATGCGTGTGCGGAGATTTTCAAAGGTGGTGGTAAAGTCAACATCAAGCGTGTCGTCTTTGACCAGCGAAATGTCGGTGATACGGTCAGTATCTAAGGTGACGTTGATTTTTAATTTAAGCGCTTCGGCCTCAACTTTTTCCTGATAGACACCGGCCTTATATTTCCGCCCGGAGACGCTCACATCGCGGATCATGGCGTCGACTAATGAGAAGCGCCACAAGGGTTCCGGAATAATCAGCGCCTCACGTTGGGTGCTATCAATATACAGTTCAAGCTGCTCATTGTTGATAATGCGGTCGGCCCAATCCGGATAGGCAATACAGGCTTTACCTACTGCCACCAAATCATAGCCATGGTCGAGAGCGCTTTCTGCATCGGTTTTATTGATCACGCCACCGACGCCAATCACCGGCACTTTTGCCAGTGTTTCAGAGCGCAGGGTGCGGTATTTTTCAATTAACGGCGTTGGATCGCTGGTGTCAACAATCGAGGGGCGCAGTAGTTGCCCTACGGAGAAATGCACGTAATCCAGCCCGCGGGCCGCCAGTTTTTCCAGCAAATACAGGGTATCGTCGAAGCGAATTCCCGGCACTTCAATCTCTTCCGGAGAGAAACGATAACCGATAATGAACCCGTCATGGGCAAAACGGTCTGCCATTTTATGGGTAATTTCCAGCACTTCCAGCGGGAAGCGTGCGCGGTTGTCGCGGCTACCGCCCCATTTATCATCGCGCTGGTTGGAGTTTGGCGAATAAAATTGCTGGATTAAATATGTATTAGCGCCGTGAATTTCAACGCCATCAAACCCGGCCTTGATAGCGCGGTTTACCGCATCGCCAAACTTGGTGATCATCACGTCGACTTCTTCCGCAGTTAACGCTTGCGGCGTTGTTGCGCCTTCACGCGGCGCGGCGATAGCGCTCGGCGCCACCGGCACTTTACCGCCAATCAGCTCCGGCTCCACCATGCGGCCGCCGTGGTAAATCTGTAAAATTGCCTTAGAGCCTTTAGATTTAATCGCATCGGCAATTCTGGTCAGTCCTGGGATTTTGTTATCACTGTCAATCGCGATGGCGCCCGGAAAAGCCGGACCTTTGGTATCAATAAAACAGCATTCGACGATCACAGCGCCGATGCTACCCGCACGGGCACGATAATATTCCACTAATTCACTGGTCACGGTGCCATCATAAAAACCGGTACAGGTGGTCATTGGCGCCATTATCAAGCGATTTTTTAGAACGGCACCATTAGGAAGAGTGAGCGGGCGTAGGATGGGGGTGATAGCATTATTCATTATGACCAACTCCAAACTTTAAACGTCTTGTATTCTGTAGTGAGTACGTATTGTGTTCACTTGATTAAAGTGAGCCAGAATCGTGCACTACATTTTTTAGGTTATATAACAGGTGAATTTACTTATTTGACTTTTGAATTGACGGGAGTTGTCAGGTTCAAACAGAAAGATATTAAGGTTCCCATGAAAGCGTAGTCAAGACGCGGAAAAGATCAACTGTTACCAAACCTTAATACTTCCTGTATGAATAAAGTGTTGCGTAGTGTTGGTAATTAGTCTTGTTATTTGTGTGGTTATTATTGTGTTTTTTTTCTTATTTTTTTATTAAGCCGGCAAAAATTCAACAATCGGATAAGTTGTATTATATTCACTTTACTGAGAAAGACGTTATTAATGAATAGGGATAAAATAGAAGAATCATTTCAAATGCGACATTTAACACGCAATAGAAACTGCAGTAGAAAAAGTGTGGTGGTCCAGGATAGTAAACACATTCTTAAATAACCTGTAGACAAATACTATGAATCAAAAATCAACCCTGAGTGAACCCGCCAATGCCGCACCCGCAGCGTCGGGAAAAAAGAACCGTCTGATATTGCTTTTTCTACCGGTACTGATCGCGGTGTTATTGCTGCTGGTGCCGGTTCCTGCTGGTCTGGAACCTCACGCCTGGCGCTTCTTTGCTATCTTTGTCGGGGTGATTGTCGGTTTGATTTTTGAACCGCTGCCCGGCGCGGTCATTGGTCTGACCGGCGTGGTGGCGATAGCGTTGTTCAGCCACTGGCTGCTGTTTAGTCCGGCCGAGTTAGCCGATCCCAAGTTTAAAGTCGCCACTGAGTCGTTTAAGTGGGCGGTCAGCGGGTTTGGCAACTCCACCGTCTGGCTAATCTTCGGCGCCTTTATGTTTGCCGCCGGTTACGATAAAACCCAGTTCGGTCGCCGCCTGGCGCTGATTCTGGTGAAATATCTCGGGCGGCGCAGCCTGACGCTCGGCTATGCGATTACTTTTGCCGACCTGCTGCTGGCGCCGTTTACCCCGTCAAATACTGCCCGCAGCGGCGGCACCATCTACCCGATTATTGCC contains the following coding sequences:
- the copA gene encoding copper-exporting P-type ATPase CopA, with the protein product MSQTTLLTLDGLSCGHCVKRVKEALEQRNDVEHADVSLKEARITGAASTQALIDTVEQAGYHASASQDDTLPKPEPLTATEPQPEALTADFSQLPANTADESYQLLIEGMSCASCVSRVEKALKQVDGVQQARVNLAERSALVLGQAAPALLVAAVEKAGYGAEVIGDESERREKQQQSARQAMRRFSWQSALALLLGIPLMIYGLFGDNMMLTASNRSGWLVVGILTLAVMVIAGGHFYRSAWRSLRNGAATMDTLVALGTAAAWLYSISVNLWPDFFPLAARHLYYEASAMIIGLINLGHALEQRARQRSSKALERLLDLTPATARVVTAHGEETRPLSEVQKGMTLRLVTGDRVPVDGEITRGEAWLDEAMLTGEPLPQQKAVGDTLHAGTQVQDGSVLFTASAIGKHTTLSRIIQMVRQAQSSKPEIGQLADRISAVFVPAVVAIALISAAIWYLVGPQPHSVYTLVIATTVLIIACPCALGLATPMSIIAGVGRAAEFGVLVRDADALQRASSLTTLVFDKTGTLTEGKPQVTEVVTFGNYEAARAVAQAAALEQGSNHPLAQAIVAYASNHRLPETEQFRTLSGYGVSGTIDAIPLLLGNRALMEQHQIDVRAADETIMRMAQHGATPVLLAADGQLAALFAIRDPLRQESVSALKRLHNLGYRLLMLTGDNEVTARAIAQEAGLDEVIAGVLPEGKAQAIKQLQQQGQQVAMIGDGINDAPALAQADVGIALGSGSDVAIETAAITLMRHDLTAVADALSIAKATLRNMKQNLLGAFVYNSLGIPIAAGVLYPLTGTLLSPVVAGAAMALSSITVVSNANRLLRYQPPENG
- a CDS encoding flavocytochrome c, with protein sequence MNNAITPILRPLTLPNGAVLKNRLIMAPMTTCTGFYDGTVTSELVEYYRARAGSIGAVIVECCFIDTKGPAFPGAIAIDSDNKIPGLTRIADAIKSKGSKAILQIYHGGRMVEPELIGGKVPVAPSAIAAPREGATTPQALTAEEVDVMITKFGDAVNRAIKAGFDGVEIHGANTYLIQQFYSPNSNQRDDKWGGSRDNRARFPLEVLEITHKMADRFAHDGFIIGYRFSPEEIEVPGIRFDDTLYLLEKLAARGLDYVHFSVGQLLRPSIVDTSDPTPLIEKYRTLRSETLAKVPVIGVGGVINKTDAESALDHGYDLVAVGKACIAYPDWADRIINNEQLELYIDSTQREALIIPEPLWRFSLVDAMIRDVSVSGRKYKAGVYQEKVEAEALKLKINVTLDTDRITDISLVKDDTLDVDFTTTFENLRTRILVANSPHVDAITGATTQSEALKKAVSRALATSSKEHVIDEGGNPNAPQNYDVVVIGSGGAGLAAAIQACDEGAHVVIIEKMPTIGGNTIKASVGMNAAETRFQKLKGIEDSKELFYEETLKGGKFKNNPILLREFVELAPEAIEWLASHEIELNDITITGGMSIDRTHRPADRSAVGGFLISGLVKNVNKRNIDVLLETSVAEILFENDTVTGVKVVDEYNDSRILNAKSVIVATGGFSANREMVVKYRPELDGFVTTNHKGATGSGIAMLQKLGADTVDMGEIQIHPTVEQTTSYLISESIRGGGAILVSQEGKRFFNEMETRDKVSAEIIALPEKSAWVIFDEQVRLNNKAADEYIGRGFVVSAPFPNELALKINMDQDALQQTLARYNQFVEQQHDDDFGRATALRHPLNHGPFYAIRIAPGVHHTMGGVTINTDTAVLDSHKQVIDGVWAAGEVVGGIHGANRIGGNAVADIIIFGTLAGRRAAAHARR